The nucleotide window GAGCAACTGACCGGAGAAGGTAGAATCTGTTTTACCCTGGATGGTCACCTGCACGACTGCTCCTGCGGGAATATCGGCCACTACATTTACATTGTTGCCGCTGCCGCTGGCTCCTGAAGTGATCACGGCGCCGCCGCTTACTGCGGTGGCTGTCCAGCTCACCTGTCCTACCGCTGACGGCACTACGTCGCTGATAACTGCGCCAGTAGCGTTGCTCAGCCCTTTATTGGTCACCTGCAACTGGTAGAGTATGGGCTCGCCTGCATGCAGGGACTGCGGACCACTCTTACTGATCATCAGTTCCGGATGTTGTTCTATCTCGGTGATCACCGGCGGTGTTACCGCAGTAGGTGTTTGCGGATCAGGAGAAGTAACGGTGGCGGTATTGCTGAGTGTACCGGTAGCATCGGGCAACAGGGTACCGGTAACCATAATGGTGACGGTAGCCTGGCCAGTAGGCGGAATATCAGCATTCACACTGAGCTGATTACCGGTACCACTACCACCGGCTGTTACCACGGCTCCGCCGGAGGTGCTGGTAGTCCAGGACACTGACTGGATACGTGCGTCGATGGTATCAGTGATATGCAGGTTACGTGCAAAGGCAGGACCATTGTTGCTAACAGTGATGATATAGTTGACTTTATCTCCTGCTGTAATGGTTACAGGTCCTGATTTACGTATCTGTACATCAGATTGTTTATTCACCACAGTAGTAACAGAATCGGACACCTGCGGCACTTCGCTGCTGCTGGCGCTGGCCAGGTTGGTGATGTTGCCGGCAAAGTCATTATTCAGTGTGCCCGTAATCGTGATAGCTACGCTGTTGCCCGCTCCACCGGGGATGTCGGCGGTAGTGTTGACACTATTGCCTGTTCCGGAGAAGGGTCCGGTGAGTTGGGCACCACCGGTTACATTCGCTACCCAGCTTACATTTGCCACGGCAGCAGGTACCTGATCAATGATGCTGACACCTACGGCATTAGACGGACCGGCGTTGGTCACCACTACCTGGTAAGTAATGGTATTGCCTGCCTGCGCCTGTGCAGGACCGCTCTTCCGTATCTGTACACCGGCATTACGCCCGATGGTGGTGATTATACTGCTGGTATTGTTAGCCAGATTATAGTCCGTAATATTGGCTACCGCAACTAAAGCCGTATTGATGATAGTACCTGCAGCCGCGCTGCCGCTGACAGTACCACTAATCTGAACAGTGATGAAGTTGCCACTGCCTGCGGCCAGTTTACCTGGTATGACAATGTTGCTGCCACTGCTGTCAACTTCCTGACTGCCGATTACGCTACCGGTACCGGTTACAGTGGCCTTCCAGGTAACATTGGTGATCGTTGCCGGCACCACATCGGAAATCACAAGTGAGTCTACATCATGTGGTCCTGCATTATATACCTGAAGGGTATAGTTGATGGTTTCTCCTGCCAGTATGTGCTGTGGTCCGCTCTTGACGATGCTTACATCGGTGGACTGATTGACGGTGGTAGTGACAGAGCTTTGTTTGTTTGCCCCGGCCACTACGGTGGCGGTATTGGTGAAAGTTGTATTAGCTGTTTTATTAACAATACCTCTTACCAGTACCACCAGCATATTACCATTGCCTACCGGTATATTGCCGGTGGTGCTGATCGTATTGCCAGTACCGGTAATAGGCCCGGTGACAGTAGCATTGCCGGCAGCCGCAGCCCCCCAGGAGCTTACCGTCACATCTGCCGGTACAATATCATTGATGGCCGCACCGGTAATATTACCGTTACCGCCATTGGTGACAACGATACGATAGAAAATGGAGTCCCCGATATTCACGACAGAAGGACCGGTTTTGGAGATGCGCACGATAGGATCGTTATCTACCGACATGGTAGTAGTGCTGGTATTGTCTGCCGGATTAGGGTCGACAATCGGGCTGCCTGCAGGCAGAGCCACTGTCGCGGTGTTGGAGATGAGAGCACCGGTAACAACAGCCGGGCTGAGTACACCTGAAATGGCCACCTGTAATACGCCTCCCACCGGAATATCGGCGGTAAGGTTCACATTGCCGGAGTTACTGGCCGGTGTGATATTGGCAACACCGCCTGTACCGGCGGTTACCCAGCTTGGGCTTTGCAATTCAGCAGGCAGTGTATCCTGTACATGAGCACCGGCCACATTGGAAGGCCCGTCGTTATACACCATTAGCATATACTGCATCGGTTCTCCGGCACCCTGGTTGGCCGGACCGCTCTTCACAATCCTCAGATTGGCCACCCGGTTCACCGTTGTTACCACAGTAGCGGTATCACCTACCGGTGTTGCGAATGATGGATCATTGACAGCAGTGGCCACGTTGGTGATGCTGGGATTTGCATAGCTCGGATCTACCTTACCATTCACCTGTACAGTGATCATCGCACCGGTTGCAATGGGTATATTACCGGTCAACTGCACATTGCCGGAGCCGCTGGCGGCAGAAGTGATGGCTGCACCATTGGCTGCAGTGGCCGTCCATGTTGCATTTAATACCCCTGCAGGAATCACGTCACTGATGGTCAGGTTACGGGAATCACTCGGACCGTTGTTGATCACCTGCAGCGTATAAGAGATGTTATTACCAGCGGTGATGCTGGCAGGTCCGGTTTTACTGATCTGCAGCTTCGCTGCGCGACTGATGTTAGTAGATGCTGTGGAGCTTACCGGGGACACACCTGGCTCAGCAGCTGTGGCGGTAGCCGTGTTGGTGATCACGCCGGCAAAATCGGATTGCACGTTACCAGTGATGGTAATGGTAATACTATTACCAGTACCTGCGGGGATGTCGGCCACCACGTTCAGCTGGTTGCCTGTACCGGTGTTGCCGGAACTGATGGTGGCGCCTCCGCTGGCTACTGCTGTCCAGGAAGGATTGAGCACTGTTGCCGGAATAGCGTCGGTAATCACAGTAGCCCTGGCATCACTCGGACCGCTATTTTCCACTTTAATACTATACTGGATAGTTTCTCCGGCGTTCATCCTGGCCGGTGCAATTTTATTAATCAGCAGCTTGGGCTGTTGACGGATAACAGTAGTAACCGTATCAGAATTTACGGGCGGCAAGCTTGGTATCCTGGGATCAGCAGTGGCCACATTGATGATGGTTGCTGCCAGTGTAGCCGATGGCAGCGTGCCGGTCACCATAATGGTCACCGTCCCCGTGCTCACCGGAACATCAGCGCTCACCTGCAGGTTGTTGCCGGTGCCGGTAGCTCCGGTGACAATCACCGCGCCGCTGCTGGCCGTAGCTGTCCAGCTGACATTCTGCAGCTGTGATGGTATCTGATCTGTGATCAGCACACCGGTAGCATTGGAAGGTCCGGTATTGGTAACAGTGAGCAGATAGTTGATGGTTTCGCCGGCGCTGGCTGTTGCCGGACCAGTTTTCACTACGTGCAGGGATGGCTGTTGTACTACAGTGGTCACTACAGGGGTAGACACCGCTGGTACAGTACCCGGCTCGGAAGGCTGTGCAGTGGCGGTGTTGGTGAAGGTACCCGCAAAAGCAGGATCTACTACCCCATTGATGGTAATGGTCACGCTATTGTTGCCTCCACCTCCGATATTGGCGGTAACAGCCACTGTATTACCGGAACCGGTAGCACCACTAACTATCGAAGCCGTACCATTGACAACTGTAATCCAGGTGGTTTGTGTAACCGCTGCCGGCACTATATCTTGTATGACCAGGTTATCTGCATTAGATACGCTGGTATTGGTCACTACCACGGTATAAGTGATGTGTTCCCCTGCTTTGAGGGTGGAGGGCCCTGACTTGGACACACGGATCACCGGCAGTTTACGCACCAGCACTGTTTGTGTGGCCGTTACCGGTGGTACAGGTTCAGACGGGGTGGCAGTGGCATTGTTCACAATAGAACCTGCAAAACCCGGATCTGTCTTACCTCTCACCGTGATCACAATCTTGTTATCATTACCGGATGGAATAGAACCGGTGATCTGTACATTGTTGCCGGTACCGCTGTTGTTGCCGCTAATAGTAGCCTGCCCGAGGGCACTGGCCGACCAGCTTACACCGCTCAATGCAGCAGGCACTGCATCCGTCACTACCAGGTTGAGGGCATTGGAAGCCCCTGTATTGCCTACTTCGATGGTATAGATCACACTATCCCCTGCCAGTACCGCATCGGTGGCCGACTTAGTGATAGTGAGCTGTGGCAGCCTGTTGACAACCGTTTGTTTGGTAGCTGTATCTCCGGTGCTGCCGGTCTCAGTCGGGATGACCATTGCAGTATTGCTGATAGTGCCGGAGAAGGCAGGATCTATTTTACCAGTTACGGTGATGACTATATTATTTCCCATACCGGCAGCAATATCTCCCGTCAGGGCAATATTGTTTCCGGAGCCCTGTGTTCCACTGGAGATGGTGGCATTGCCGTTGGCCACAGCTGTCCAGGTAACCTGCTGCAGGGTAGCCGGCACATTATCATTGATCTGCATACCCCTGGCGTTGCTGGGGCCATCGTTGCCCACCGTAATTACATAGGTTACCGAACTTCCTGCCCTGGCAGTATCCGGGCCTGTTTTGCTGATGGTGAGTGCTGCCTGCGGCGTTACATTGGTCACCACTTCATTGGAAGTCACCGGTGTGGTATTAGGCTCTGATGGCGTTACCACAGCTGTATTACGGATAGGGCTATTGGTGGGAGGCTGAATAGTACCGTTGACAATAATATGTATAACGGATTCCGCAGGCATATTAGCTGTTACAGACAGCTGGTTGCCGGAGCCCGTAGCACCGCTGGTGATGACCGCGCCACCGCTGGCCACAGCCGCATTCCAGGTAACGTTATACAGGGAAGCCGGCACGATGTCACTCACTACCGCCTGCGAAGCGTTGGATGGTCCTTCATTTTTTACGTCTATCGTATAGGAGATCTGTCCTCCGGGGATAGCCGTAGCCGGACCGTTTTTGCTGATGGTAAATTTCACCACCTTACGAACGGTGGCCACATCAGTATCTGATACCGGCGGCACGCCTGGCTCTGAAGGAGTGGCAGTAGCTGTATTGGTAATAGTACCACTAAAATCACCACTAACGACACCGGATATACGAATAATAATGCGGTTGGATGAACCAGCCGGAATATTACCAGTCACGCTGATCTGATTACCGCTACCGCTGTTGCCGGCAGTGATGGCTGCAGCACCTTGCGAGGTGGCAGTCCACTGCACCTGTTGCACGGCGGCTGGTACGGCATCTGTAATCACCGTTTTGACCGCATCGCTGGGCCCGTTGTTCATCAGGGTGATGACGTATTCAATAGGTGTGCCGGCAATGGCGATCACGGGCGAAGTACGGCTTTTGTCTATCACCAGTCCCGGTGTGCTGCTGATAACAGTATTGGTGGTGTTGGATGTAAATGGCCCTACCGTGGTCTCCGTAGGGGTCACGGTAGCCACGTTGTCGATATTACTGGTAGCATTGGCACTAACGGTACCGGTTACACTGACATATACTTTTCCGGTGTCAGTAGGGGTCACTGCACCCGGATAATTGGCCACTACCCTTACATTGTTGCCCGTGCCGGTAGCGCCGGAAGTGATACTCACCTTGCCGGTGGCCGTAGCTGTCCAGCTGACGTTGGTCAGTTTACCGGATATCACGTCTGTGAATACGGCAGCCTGTGCATCGCCTAGTCCTGTATTACTTGCAATAATCGTGAAGGTAACAGACTGACCGGCCACTGCCATGGCTGGCGCACTCTTCATGATTTCGAAGAAAGGACGGCGTGCAACCGGTACCGTTACTGTAGCGGTAGCACCATTAGGATCGGGTACCACCGGAGAGACTGCAGTAATGGTATTGGTAAGATCTCCTTCGAAGGAAGAAAGGATATTGCCTTCCACCGTTATCGTGATGGTAGCATTGCCGGTGGGGATATTGGCAGTAAGATCGATATTGGTGGCAGTAGAATTGTTTTGGGTGATTTGTGCTGCACCGGTATTAGCCACAGTGACCCTGGTGCTGGCGAATCCGGCAGGCAGCGCATCTGTGATCCTCACACCGGTAGCATTACTGGGGCCTGCGTTGGTGACAACCATCCGGTACACCAGGGGCTGACCCGCCAGATAAGGTCCCTGCTCCAGTATTTCCTTTTGTGCCTGTATGTCGGCGTGGCTTACATAGGTGATGGTCACCTGGTCCTGCAGCGGAGGACAGACATTGTTGGTGATGGTCCAGGCCAGTGTGGCGCTGGTATTGGGCGCGATGGTGATGGTTGTATGCGGGTCTGAAGTATCGGCTATCGTGGCGTTACCGCTGATCACCACCCATTTGCCGGTCCCTACCTGTGGTGTGTTGGCCTGCATGTGGAACACACCGGAATTATACTGGGTAGAATCCGGGCCTGCATCAGGCAGGGTAGTATTACCGAATTCCGTCACCTGCAGGTTGGCTGAAGAAGGCGGACAAACACCACTGCTGATGGTCCATTTAAACACATAGGTGCCGGCCACCAGACCGGATACCTGTGCATTAGGAAGATTAGGGTTATCAAAAACGGCTGTATTGGTGCCGCTCAGCTGTGTCCAGAGGCCCGTACCATTCACCGGCGTGTTACCGCTAAGGGTGGTATTGCTCACATTACACAACTGCTGATCGGGACCTACCGTAGCCGTGGTAGGAGAAGGATTGATCACCAGCGTGACCGGATAAGCAGGAGAAGTACAGCCACTGGTCCTGTTTTTAAAGGTGACGTTAAATCGATAAGTACCCGGTGCTGTGCTACCGGGGATGACCACGTTTATCGGAGACACCGCCAGACCGGCATCTGTTACCGGATTAAAACCGGGCATATTGCTGGAAGTGATACTGTAGGCATCAGCATTACCTGAAACGATGGTGTAGGGTATACTGAACATCGCAGTCCCCTGGCATATAGGCGTTACCGTACCTATGGTGGCGCTGATGTTTGGATTAACTGTCACCCGGAAGGTGCGGGATACGCCGTCACCGCTACAACCATTGATGGTGGCTGTTACCCGGTAATAGCTGTTTGCGGTCAGCGGGCCGGTATTGAGTGTAGCTCCGTTCTGTCCGGGCACAACGGTCCAGCCGCTGGTACCGTTGGTACTGGTTTCCCAGGTATAGTTGAAACCGGTAGTGGGGGTACCTGTACCTGCCTTGGGAGTAATCACTGCCGACAGCTGGGCACTGGCATTATAGCAGATAGTAGCCGGTCCTGTGATCCCCACCGTATAGTCGATCACTTTCAGTTCTACCGGATTAGACACCACGCGGCAGTTGGTATTGTTTATTTCCGCCATACCACCTGCAGCCAGCACCCGGTATTCAAAGCCCGCCACTGCATTAGGAATACTGAAGGTATGCTGGTTGTTGCCCAGGTTATTAATCACGCCTCCTTCATTGGCCCAACTGGTAGTGCCCAGTGCTCTTTTCTGCAACTGGAAAAAATAATTGGAATAGCTTCCTGCCGGCAGGCTTACGGCAAAGCCTCCCGTAGCACCGCTACATACCACACCGGTAGTTTGTGTAAAGGTGATGGGTGGACCACAGGCCGCAAAAGCAATATCATCCAGGGCCAGGTCGTTGCCATTGCTGCTGGGGGTATTACTGAAGATACGGAGGATAACGGCGCTGGTAGTGGAAGGCATCTGAAAAATACCTGCCTGCCGTACCCAGGTGCCTGGGTTCTGAAAAGGTACCAGGCCGGTGGACACCGATTTTATCGGCGTACCGTTGGGGTTATTGGCGTCTACAATATCGAAGCGCAGACTGGGCTGCGATACGCCTGGTGTGGGATTGATGTTCATAATCCAGGCAGAAAACTCGAAAGTAGTGCCCGCACATAATCCTGTGATGGTCCGTTCATAAAACTTGTCAGGAGTAGCATTGGCATCTACCACCATACAAAATCCCCGGCCATCCGTACTGGTATGATCGGGTCTGTCCACAAAATAAATATTTTTATACCCACTGGTAGTGTTGCTGATCGTGTACTGGCCCGGGAAAGGACCGGTAGGCCTTGAGCCGACGCCAGGTGCATAGTAGGTGTAGGTAGTAATACCCGCCGGCAAGGGAGGCCCGAGCGTAGGTCTGGCTGCCGTAGCCGCCTGGCCGAATGTTTCCTTAAAAACAGGATCGCCCAGGGAACCAGTACACTGCTGGGCT belongs to Chitinophaga sp. HK235 and includes:
- a CDS encoding gliding motility-associated C-terminal domain-containing protein codes for the protein MVKRLSIFVNVQRGMFRVVKQLCYIILLLLAGSHVKAQQCTGSLGDPVFKETFGQAATAARPTLGPPLPAGITTYTYYAPGVGSRPTGPFPGQYTISNTTSGYKNIYFVDRPDHTSTDGRGFCMVVDANATPDKFYERTITGLCAGTTFEFSAWIMNINPTPGVSQPSLRFDIVDANNPNGTPIKSVSTGLVPFQNPGTWVRQAGIFQMPSTTSAVILRIFSNTPSSNGNDLALDDIAFAACGPPITFTQTTGVVCSGATGGFAVSLPAGSYSNYFFQLQKRALGTTSWANEGGVINNLGNNQHTFSIPNAVAGFEYRVLAAGGMAEINNTNCRVVSNPVELKVIDYTVGITGPATICYNASAQLSAVITPKAGTGTPTTGFNYTWETSTNGTSGWTVVPGQNGATLNTGPLTANSYYRVTATINGCSGDGVSRTFRVTVNPNISATIGTVTPICQGTAMFSIPYTIVSGNADAYSITSSNMPGFNPVTDAGLAVSPINVVIPGSTAPGTYRFNVTFKNRTSGCTSPAYPVTLVINPSPTTATVGPDQQLCNVSNTTLSGNTPVNGTGLWTQLSGTNTAVFDNPNLPNAQVSGLVAGTYVFKWTISSGVCPPSSANLQVTEFGNTTLPDAGPDSTQYNSGVFHMQANTPQVGTGKWVVISGNATIADTSDPHTTITIAPNTSATLAWTITNNVCPPLQDQVTITYVSHADIQAQKEILEQGPYLAGQPLVYRMVVTNAGPSNATGVRITDALPAGFASTRVTVANTGAAQITQNNSTATNIDLTANIPTGNATITITVEGNILSSFEGDLTNTITAVSPVVPDPNGATATVTVPVARRPFFEIMKSAPAMAVAGQSVTFTIIASNTGLGDAQAAVFTDVISGKLTNVSWTATATGKVSITSGATGTGNNVRVVANYPGAVTPTDTGKVYVSVTGTVSANATSNIDNVATVTPTETTVGPFTSNTTNTVISSTPGLVIDKSRTSPVIAIAGTPIEYVITLMNNGPSDAVKTVITDAVPAAVQQVQWTATSQGAAAITAGNSGSGNQISVTGNIPAGSSNRIIIRISGVVSGDFSGTITNTATATPSEPGVPPVSDTDVATVRKVVKFTISKNGPATAIPGGQISYTIDVKNEGPSNASQAVVSDIVPASLYNVTWNAAVASGGAVITSGATGSGNQLSVTANMPAESVIHIIVNGTIQPPTNSPIRNTAVVTPSEPNTTPVTSNEVVTNVTPQAALTISKTGPDTARAGSSVTYVITVGNDGPSNARGMQINDNVPATLQQVTWTAVANGNATISSGTQGSGNNIALTGDIAAGMGNNIVITVTGKIDPAFSGTISNTAMVIPTETGSTGDTATKQTVVNRLPQLTITKSATDAVLAGDSVIYTIEVGNTGASNALNLVVTDAVPAALSGVSWSASALGQATISGNNSGTGNNVQITGSIPSGNDNKIVITVRGKTDPGFAGSIVNNATATPSEPVPPVTATQTVLVRKLPVIRVSKSGPSTLKAGEHITYTVVVTNTSVSNADNLVIQDIVPAAVTQTTWITVVNGTASIVSGATGSGNTVAVTANIGGGGNNSVTITINGVVDPAFAGTFTNTATAQPSEPGTVPAVSTPVVTTVVQQPSLHVVKTGPATASAGETINYLLTVTNTGPSNATGVLITDQIPSQLQNVSWTATASSGAVIVTGATGTGNNLQVSADVPVSTGTVTIMVTGTLPSATLAATIINVATADPRIPSLPPVNSDTVTTVIRQQPKLLINKIAPARMNAGETIQYSIKVENSGPSDARATVITDAIPATVLNPSWTAVASGGATISSGNTGTGNQLNVVADIPAGTGNSITITITGNVQSDFAGVITNTATATAAEPGVSPVSSTASTNISRAAKLQISKTGPASITAGNNISYTLQVINNGPSDSRNLTISDVIPAGVLNATWTATAANGAAITSAASGSGNVQLTGNIPIATGAMITVQVNGKVDPSYANPSITNVATAVNDPSFATPVGDTATVVTTVNRVANLRIVKSGPANQGAGEPMQYMLMVYNDGPSNVAGAHVQDTLPAELQSPSWVTAGTGGVANITPASNSGNVNLTADIPVGGVLQVAISGVLSPAVVTGALISNTATVALPAGSPIVDPNPADNTSTTTMSVDNDPIVRISKTGPSVVNIGDSIFYRIVVTNGGNGNITGAAINDIVPADVTVSSWGAAAAGNATVTGPITGTGNTISTTGNIPVGNGNMLVVLVRGIVNKTANTTFTNTATVVAGANKQSSVTTTVNQSTDVSIVKSGPQHILAGETINYTLQVYNAGPHDVDSLVISDVVPATITNVTWKATVTGTGSVIGSQEVDSSGSNIVIPGKLAAGSGNFITVQISGTVSGSAAAGTIINTALVAVANITDYNLANNTSSIITTIGRNAGVQIRKSGPAQAQAGNTITYQVVVTNAGPSNAVGVSIIDQVPAAVANVSWVANVTGGAQLTGPFSGTGNSVNTTADIPGGAGNSVAITITGTLNNDFAGNITNLASASSSEVPQVSDSVTTVVNKQSDVQIRKSGPVTITAGDKVNYIITVSNNGPAFARNLHITDTIDARIQSVSWTTSTSGGAVVTAGGSGTGNQLSVNADIPPTGQATVTIMVTGTLLPDATGTLSNTATVTSPDPQTPTAVTPPVITEIEQHPELMISKSGPQSLHAGEPILYQLQVTNKGLSNATGAVISDVVPSAVGQVSWTATAVSGGAVITSGASGSGNNVNVVADIPAGAVVQVTIQGKTDSTFSGQLLNTGIATAAEPGNTPDSSQVQTTVTLMPAVQITKAGPAALQSGQKITYTLIASNNGPSVASNAVITDAVPAAVTGVSWTAVAAGNAQLTGAASGTGNLVSLTANIPPGTGNNITITVNGTIDPAFRDTLNNVAIITPAEPGAPADTSALVQTVVTAKPVLQIQKDGPTTTTAGQPIQYTIIASNIGLSNALNFTLTDNVPATITQVTWKAVANGTAVIKSPAAGSGNNISLTGDMPSGAGNNITITVNGMVAPGATGTIVNSATVTPSETGASPQTATATTQLTVSARVRISKTGPAVMIRGDQAIYVISVVNPGPSDAVNTDITDMIPGVLTNVTWTATPLRSTVINSGATGTGNQVKVNVNMPAADTSGLTIVITGTVQPNAASGSVTNVAHVILNNAGGTDIASNTVVSTIGSAADLVMVKTGPDEVFVGSKVTYLLTVTNNGPSSADNATVTDMLPAGLTQPAVTVASLNGGAANVQPAINGSTVSAVIGTFPAGAKVVLQVTATAATPGKIMNTAVVSTPAGVTEQDSTNNSSTATTMVFPKSALQVIKSVNPANGPYSIGQVISYNLQVKNNGIAGVNPVVVIDTLPPATLVSDPVYSNPPVGTITYNSTTRVLQWNAGLLNGGETRSWSYDMTITGAGSVRNIAVISGPPDVSTPDTSRVIISTDRFANLKVVKKLNTNPPYNVNDVLTFTITATNNGPDAATGVVVRDQLQNMLGRPITLSASAGQAAYDIATATINWQLANMAPGTTATLTFTVKLATGADIVNTATIKGNEKDPDITDNTSTVGPVKVTGEDLFIPNVITPNGDGKNDKFVIPGLSRFPGSGLFIYNRWGNQVYQNKNYDNSWDGAGLSEGTYFYILTVPSEQGERKFKGWVLLER